One window of the Amycolatopsis mediterranei genome contains the following:
- the fdh gene encoding formate dehydrogenase has translation MGLKRWVSEWPVYRQLTENDPTGRGAAAKSRISLELTPRTTNADKVVKSVCPYCAVGCGQNVYVENEKVTQIEGDPDSPVSRGRLCPKGSASLQLTTGSAREHQVLYRKPYGTEWETLDLETAMDMIADRTIAARAEGWQWEVDGKRTRRTMGIASLGGATLDNEENYLIKKLFTALGAIQIENQARIUHSATVPSLGTSFGRGGATTFQQDLANADCILIEGSNMAECHPVGFQWVMEAKARGAKVIHVDPRFTRTSALADIHVPLRAGTDIAFLGGIVHYVLQEEKYFREYLLAYSNAATIIAEEFADTEDLDGVFSGLNREQRSYDTQTWQYAGSDMQAASGERDQEWDERTGEGSSVSEAGRGEAHGSGGAEVGAEPEVDVTLQHPRCVFQILKRHFARYTPEMVEQICGVPQATFRQVCELLAENSGRDRTSAFAYAVGWTQHTVGVQYIRTAAILQTLLGNIGRPGGGILALRGHASIQGSTDIPTLFNLLPGYIPMPHAHTNEDLDTFVEAEGTEKGYWGNMKSYLVSLLKAYWGPAARPDNDFCFDHLPRLTGSHSTYETVMEQLKGTCKGYFLLGENPAVGSANAKMQRLGMANLDWLVVRDFSLIESAMWWKDGPEIESGELRTEDIATEVFFLPAAAHTEKDGSFTNTQRMLQWHHQAVEPAGDARSDLWFTFHLGRKIREKLLAATMEASTSDEQRERDRPVLELTWDYPTKGETAEPEAEAVLAEINGWNSDAEPLESYEQLKDDGSTACGCWIYCGVYKDGVNQASRRKPTTQQNWVAPEWGWAWPANRRILYNRASADPDGKPWSDRKALVWWDAEEGKWTGHDVPDFKVTKAPDFEPDEGATGPDALTGTDAFIMQADGKAWLYAPAGLTDGPLPTHYEPQDSPFPNLLYPQQRNPVRQVIRHKHNRFQPSGTDPGSEVFPFVVTTYRLTEHHTAGGMSRWQPYLAELQPELFCEISPELARERGLEHLGWATIATARGVIEARVLVTERLTPLKIQGRTLHQVGLPYHWGQNGLTTGDTVNELISLSLDPNSHIQETKAAACDIRPGRRPRGPGRAELVRQYQHRAGITPETGTEV, from the coding sequence ATGGGCCTGAAGCGCTGGGTCTCGGAGTGGCCGGTCTACCGGCAGCTGACCGAGAACGACCCGACAGGTCGCGGAGCGGCGGCCAAGAGCCGCATCAGCCTCGAACTCACCCCGCGCACCACGAACGCGGACAAAGTGGTCAAATCAGTCTGCCCGTACTGTGCGGTCGGGTGTGGCCAGAACGTCTACGTCGAGAACGAGAAGGTCACCCAGATCGAGGGTGACCCCGACTCGCCGGTCAGCCGCGGCCGGCTCTGCCCCAAGGGCTCGGCGAGCCTGCAGCTGACCACCGGCTCGGCCCGCGAACACCAAGTGCTCTACCGCAAGCCGTACGGCACCGAGTGGGAGACCCTCGACCTCGAGACCGCGATGGACATGATCGCGGACCGCACCATCGCCGCCCGCGCCGAGGGCTGGCAATGGGAGGTCGACGGCAAGCGCACCCGCCGCACCATGGGCATCGCCAGCCTCGGTGGCGCGACCCTGGACAACGAAGAGAACTACCTGATCAAGAAGCTCTTCACGGCGCTGGGCGCGATCCAGATCGAGAACCAGGCCCGGATTTGACACTCCGCCACCGTTCCCAGTTTGGGGACTTCCTTCGGTCGTGGCGGGGCCACGACGTTCCAGCAGGACCTGGCGAACGCCGACTGCATCCTCATCGAGGGCTCGAACATGGCCGAGTGCCACCCGGTCGGGTTCCAGTGGGTGATGGAAGCCAAGGCGCGCGGCGCGAAAGTGATCCACGTCGACCCGCGGTTCACCCGCACCAGCGCGCTGGCGGACATCCACGTTCCGCTGCGCGCGGGCACGGACATCGCGTTCCTCGGCGGCATCGTCCATTACGTGTTGCAGGAGGAGAAGTACTTCCGTGAGTACCTGCTGGCGTACTCGAACGCGGCCACGATCATCGCCGAGGAGTTCGCCGACACCGAGGACCTCGACGGCGTCTTCTCCGGCCTGAACCGCGAACAGCGCAGCTACGACACGCAGACCTGGCAATACGCCGGCAGCGACATGCAGGCGGCCTCCGGCGAGCGGGACCAGGAGTGGGACGAGCGCACCGGCGAGGGCAGTTCGGTGAGCGAGGCGGGCCGCGGCGAAGCCCACGGTTCCGGCGGCGCCGAGGTGGGCGCCGAGCCGGAGGTCGACGTCACGCTGCAGCACCCGCGGTGCGTGTTCCAGATCCTCAAGCGGCACTTCGCCCGCTACACCCCGGAGATGGTGGAGCAGATCTGCGGCGTCCCGCAGGCCACCTTCAGGCAGGTGTGCGAGCTGCTGGCGGAGAACTCCGGGCGGGACCGGACCAGCGCGTTCGCCTACGCGGTCGGCTGGACCCAGCACACGGTGGGCGTCCAGTACATCCGCACGGCAGCGATCCTGCAGACGCTGCTGGGCAACATCGGCCGTCCCGGCGGCGGGATCCTGGCCTTGCGCGGGCACGCGTCGATCCAGGGGTCGACCGACATCCCGACGTTGTTCAACCTGCTGCCCGGTTACATCCCGATGCCGCACGCCCACACGAACGAGGACCTTGACACGTTCGTGGAGGCAGAAGGGACCGAGAAGGGCTACTGGGGCAACATGAAGTCGTACCTGGTGAGCCTGCTCAAGGCCTACTGGGGTCCGGCGGCCCGGCCGGACAACGACTTCTGCTTCGACCACCTGCCCCGGCTCACCGGCAGCCACAGCACCTACGAAACGGTCATGGAACAGCTGAAGGGCACCTGTAAGGGCTACTTCCTGCTCGGCGAGAACCCGGCGGTCGGCTCGGCCAACGCCAAGATGCAGCGGCTGGGCATGGCCAACCTGGACTGGCTCGTCGTGCGGGACTTCTCCCTCATCGAGAGCGCCATGTGGTGGAAGGACGGGCCGGAAATCGAAAGCGGCGAGCTGCGCACCGAGGACATCGCCACCGAGGTGTTCTTCCTGCCCGCCGCCGCCCACACCGAGAAGGACGGCAGCTTCACCAACACCCAGCGGATGCTGCAGTGGCACCACCAGGCGGTCGAGCCGGCCGGGGACGCGCGCAGCGACCTGTGGTTCACCTTCCACCTGGGCCGCAAGATCCGCGAGAAGCTCCTGGCGGCCACGATGGAAGCGTCCACTTCGGACGAACAGCGCGAGCGCGACCGGCCGGTGCTGGAACTCACCTGGGACTACCCCACCAAGGGTGAGACGGCGGAGCCCGAGGCCGAGGCGGTGCTGGCCGAGATCAACGGCTGGAACTCCGACGCCGAACCGCTGGAAAGCTACGAACAGCTCAAGGACGACGGCTCCACCGCCTGCGGCTGCTGGATCTACTGCGGTGTCTACAAGGACGGCGTCAACCAGGCGTCCCGGCGCAAACCGACCACCCAGCAGAACTGGGTCGCCCCCGAGTGGGGCTGGGCCTGGCCCGCCAACCGCCGCATCCTCTACAACCGCGCCTCCGCCGACCCCGACGGCAAACCGTGGAGCGACCGCAAGGCCCTGGTGTGGTGGGACGCCGAGGAAGGCAAGTGGACCGGCCACGACGTCCCCGACTTCAAGGTCACGAAGGCCCCGGACTTCGAGCCGGACGAGGGCGCCACCGGCCCGGACGCGCTCACCGGCACCGACGCGTTCATCATGCAGGCCGACGGCAAGGCCTGGCTCTACGCGCCGGCCGGGCTGACCGACGGGCCGTTGCCCACGCACTACGAGCCGCAGGACTCGCCGTTCCCGAACCTGCTGTACCCGCAGCAGCGCAACCCGGTCCGGCAGGTTATCCGGCACAAGCACAACCGGTTCCAGCCCAGCGGCACCGACCCCGGCTCGGAGGTGTTCCCGTTCGTGGTGACCACCTACCGGCTCACCGAGCACCACACCGCGGGCGGGATGAGCCGCTGGCAGCCCTACCTCGCCGAACTGCAGCCCGAGCTGTTCTGCGAGATCTCGCCCGAGCTGGCGCGCGAGCGCGGGCTCGAACACCTGGGCTGGGCCACGATCGCCACCGCGCGCGGCGTCATCGAGGCCCGGGTGCTGGTCACCGAGCGGCTGACGCCGTTGAAGATCCAAGGCCGGACACTGCACCAGGTGGGCCTGCCCTACCACTGGGGTCAGAACGGCCTGACCACCGGCGACACGGTCAACGAGCTCATTTCGCTCAGCCTCGACCCGAACAGTCACATCCAGGAGACCAAGGCCGCGGCCTGCGACATCCGGCCCGGGCGCCGTCCCCGCGGGCCCGGGCGCGCCGAGCTGGTCCGACAATACCAGCACCGAGCGGGGATCACCCCGGAAACCGGAACGGAGGTGTGA
- a CDS encoding phage holin family protein: MGEPDQTDPVGGIADQIAELVRREISHAKKELRESAKSAGLGGGMIGAAGVAGLYGGASITAAAVLLLARRLPPWASAALVGAGVSVAGAVLARRGIGKVREASALPRETIRETKETLDGTGGDPVP; this comes from the coding sequence ATGGGCGAACCGGACCAAACGGACCCCGTCGGAGGTATCGCGGACCAGATCGCCGAGCTGGTCCGACGGGAGATCTCCCACGCGAAGAAAGAACTGCGCGAGAGCGCGAAGTCGGCCGGGCTGGGCGGCGGCATGATCGGCGCCGCGGGTGTGGCAGGTCTCTACGGCGGCGCCTCGATCACCGCAGCGGCCGTGCTGTTGCTGGCTCGCCGCCTCCCGCCGTGGGCGTCCGCGGCGCTCGTCGGCGCCGGTGTCTCGGTTGCCGGAGCAGTGTTGGCGCGGCGAGGTATCGGCAAGGTGCGCGAAGCGTCCGCGCTTCCCCGCGAGACGATTCGCGAAACCAAGGAAACGCTCGATGGCACTGGCGGTGACCCCGTCCCGTGA
- a CDS encoding acyl-CoA dehydrogenase family protein, which translates to MDYSVAVDEVVAGRVAPDAEEVDRTGTFPRASISALGSAGLLGLLSSPEDGGAGAGLDAAAVVIERLARACGSTAMVVLMHYAASAVVDAHGSPEAKRAIASGRHLTTLAFSESGSRSHFWAPLSTAKAEDDKVLLDARKSWVTSAGEADSYVWSSKPLGDSGAMTLWLVPADTPGLEVHGRFDGLGLRGNASTPITATSAEIPADARLGPDGAGLDIALTTALPRFLVLNAAFSLGVMEALVAAAADHLTGTRLEHLGESLADQPARRAQFASLRTRTDEVRAFLGDTLTALATERPDAMLRVLQVKLVAAEAAAEVADGVMRLCGGSAFRKDLGIERRFRDALAARVMAPTTEALQDFVGRAALDLPLFAAEA; encoded by the coding sequence ATGGATTACTCCGTGGCGGTGGACGAAGTGGTGGCCGGCAGGGTCGCGCCGGACGCGGAGGAGGTCGATCGGACCGGGACGTTCCCGAGGGCCTCGATTTCCGCGCTGGGCTCCGCCGGCCTGCTCGGCCTGCTCAGCTCGCCCGAGGACGGCGGTGCCGGAGCAGGACTGGACGCGGCCGCGGTGGTGATCGAGCGGCTGGCCCGGGCGTGCGGCTCGACCGCCATGGTCGTGCTCATGCACTACGCGGCTTCGGCGGTCGTGGACGCGCACGGATCGCCGGAGGCCAAGCGCGCCATTGCGAGCGGGCGGCACCTGACCACGCTCGCCTTCTCCGAGTCGGGTTCGCGCAGCCACTTCTGGGCCCCGCTGAGCACCGCCAAGGCCGAAGACGACAAGGTGCTGCTGGACGCCCGCAAGAGCTGGGTGACCTCGGCCGGCGAAGCCGACAGCTACGTGTGGTCCAGCAAACCGCTGGGCGACAGCGGAGCGATGACCCTGTGGCTGGTGCCCGCCGACACGCCCGGCCTGGAGGTGCACGGTCGGTTCGACGGCCTCGGCCTGCGCGGCAACGCCTCCACCCCGATCACCGCCACCTCGGCCGAAATCCCCGCCGACGCCCGCCTGGGCCCCGACGGCGCCGGGCTCGACATCGCGCTCACCACCGCCCTACCGCGCTTCCTCGTGCTCAACGCGGCCTTCTCGCTCGGCGTCATGGAAGCCCTCGTCGCGGCGGCCGCCGACCACCTGACGGGCACCCGGCTGGAGCACCTCGGCGAAAGCCTCGCCGACCAGCCCGCCCGGCGCGCGCAGTTCGCGTCGCTGCGGACCCGCACCGACGAGGTCCGCGCCTTCCTCGGCGACACCCTCACCGCACTGGCCACCGAACGCCCGGACGCGATGCTGCGTGTCCTGCAGGTCAAGCTGGTCGCGGCCGAAGCGGCCGCCGAGGTCGCCGACGGGGTCATGCGGCTGTGCGGCGGCTCGGCGTTCCGCAAGGACCTCGGCATCGAACGCCGGTTCCGCGACGCCCTGGCTGCGCGCGTGATGGCGCCGACGACCGAGGCACTGCAGGACTTCGTCGGCCGGGCGGCCCTCGACCTGCCCCTGTTCGCGGCGGAGGCGTGA
- a CDS encoding glycoside hydrolase family 15 protein, producing MNDEDQEWRQFPPHVLREYALLADGERGALCGPLGDIAWLCAPTWADDAVLSALIGGRGVYSVRPAVPCVWGGAYEPGTLIWRSRWVTTGTIVECRDALAYPADPRRVVVLRRIEAGEQDVAMRVELDVRGRFGTRSLREVHRDDDGTWTARTGELRVRWQGASDARLDETGRLVLDLPVTAGRRHDLVLEISDQPLPSPPDPDRLWTETAHSWSTAVPPFTGSVAPRDAQHSYAVLRGLTSDGGGMVAAATLGLPERAEAGRNYDYRYVWLRDQCYAGLAASVDEPHPLLDDALAFVTARVLQDGDRLLPAYRTDGRPPPKERTLDLPGYPGGAAVLGNHVRGQFQLDALGEILQLYATAAGHDRLTSDARQAIDVVADLIARKWDEPDAGVWELERAWWTHSRLACVAGLRSVARHFPAGRAAELVTLADHLLTETAGRCVDSRGAWRRSPAHDHVDTALLLPPVRGALPADDPRTLATLEAVRTELTQDGYVYRFSPDHRPLGDAEGAFLLCGFVMALAEWQQGHQVAAFRWFERNRAACGPPGLLAEEYDVRQRQLRGNLPQAFVHGLLLETAQRLAGPAHGEASSA from the coding sequence GTGAACGACGAAGACCAGGAATGGCGGCAGTTCCCCCCGCACGTCCTGCGCGAATACGCTCTTCTGGCCGACGGCGAGCGCGGCGCCTTGTGCGGACCGCTCGGCGACATCGCCTGGCTGTGCGCACCGACCTGGGCGGACGATGCTGTGCTGTCCGCACTGATCGGCGGCCGCGGTGTCTATTCGGTCCGTCCGGCGGTCCCCTGTGTCTGGGGCGGCGCGTACGAACCCGGCACGCTGATCTGGCGCAGCCGCTGGGTGACCACCGGCACGATCGTCGAGTGCCGCGACGCGTTGGCCTACCCCGCCGATCCTCGCCGGGTAGTCGTGCTGCGCAGGATCGAGGCCGGCGAGCAGGATGTCGCGATGCGGGTCGAACTCGACGTACGCGGCCGCTTCGGCACCCGCTCGCTGCGGGAGGTCCATCGCGACGACGACGGAACGTGGACGGCCCGAACGGGTGAGCTTCGCGTCCGATGGCAGGGAGCCTCCGACGCTCGCCTCGACGAAACCGGACGGCTCGTCCTCGACCTGCCCGTCACCGCGGGCCGCCGGCATGACCTGGTCCTCGAGATCAGTGACCAGCCGTTGCCGTCACCCCCGGACCCCGACCGGCTGTGGACCGAAACCGCACACAGCTGGAGCACCGCCGTCCCGCCCTTCACCGGCAGCGTGGCACCTCGAGACGCGCAGCACTCCTACGCGGTGCTGCGTGGCCTGACCTCCGACGGCGGTGGCATGGTCGCCGCGGCAACACTGGGCCTCCCCGAACGCGCGGAAGCCGGCCGCAACTACGACTACCGCTACGTGTGGCTGCGGGACCAGTGCTACGCCGGCCTCGCGGCGTCGGTCGACGAACCGCATCCGCTGCTCGACGACGCGCTCGCGTTCGTGACCGCGCGCGTGCTGCAGGACGGCGACCGGCTCCTGCCCGCCTACCGGACGGACGGACGGCCACCGCCGAAGGAGCGCACATTGGACCTGCCCGGCTATCCGGGCGGCGCGGCCGTGCTGGGCAACCACGTCCGCGGCCAGTTCCAGCTCGACGCACTGGGCGAGATCCTCCAGCTCTACGCGACGGCCGCGGGGCACGACCGCCTGACCTCCGACGCCCGGCAGGCCATCGACGTCGTGGCCGATCTGATCGCCCGCAAGTGGGACGAGCCGGACGCCGGTGTCTGGGAACTCGAGCGCGCCTGGTGGACCCACTCGCGACTTGCCTGCGTCGCGGGTCTGCGCAGCGTCGCCCGCCACTTCCCGGCCGGCCGGGCCGCCGAACTGGTCACGCTCGCCGACCACCTGCTGACCGAGACAGCCGGCCGCTGCGTCGATTCCCGCGGCGCCTGGCGGCGCAGCCCGGCACACGACCACGTCGACACCGCGCTGCTGCTCCCGCCGGTGCGCGGCGCACTGCCGGCCGACGATCCCCGCACACTGGCGACGCTCGAGGCCGTGCGCACGGAACTCACCCAGGACGGCTATGTCTACCGCTTCTCCCCCGACCACCGGCCGCTCGGTGACGCCGAAGGAGCCTTCCTGCTCTGCGGATTCGTCATGGCACTCGCCGAATGGCAGCAAGGCCACCAAGTGGCGGCGTTCCGCTGGTTCGAGCGCAACCGTGCTGCCTGCGGTCCACCCGGCCTGCTCGCCGAAGAGTACGACGTGCGCCAGCGGCAGCTCCGCGGCAACCTGCCCCAGGCCTTCGTCCACGGGCTGCTCCTCGAGACCGCCCAGCGGCTCGCGGGCCCGGCGCACGGCGAGGCAAGCAGTGCCTGA
- a CDS encoding 4Fe-4S dicluster domain-containing protein translates to MGFFTDTSVCIGCKACEVACKEWNAVPEDGIALTGMSYDNTVGLGADTWRHVAFIEQRKPISRQDSGLHHDTDVLAMAADEPSTDFRWLMSSDVCKHCTEAACLDVCPTGSLFRTEFGTVVVQEDICNGCGYCIPACPYGVIDQRDGDGRAWKCTLCYDRLGQGQEPACAKACPTDSIQFGPLDELRERAQNRVEQLQDAGVADARLYGESPDDGVGGDGAFFLLLDEPEVYGLPPDPKVTTRDLPAMWRHVGTAAVTLVGGALAAFAATALGGRK, encoded by the coding sequence ATGGGGTTCTTCACCGACACCAGCGTGTGCATCGGCTGCAAGGCCTGCGAAGTCGCCTGCAAGGAGTGGAACGCCGTACCCGAAGACGGCATCGCCCTGACCGGCATGTCCTACGACAACACCGTCGGGCTCGGCGCCGACACCTGGCGCCACGTCGCGTTCATCGAGCAGCGCAAGCCGATCTCCCGGCAGGACTCCGGGCTGCACCACGACACCGACGTCCTCGCGATGGCCGCCGACGAGCCGTCCACCGACTTCCGCTGGCTGATGTCCTCGGACGTGTGCAAGCACTGCACCGAAGCCGCCTGCCTCGACGTCTGCCCGACCGGCTCGCTGTTCCGCACCGAGTTCGGCACGGTCGTCGTGCAGGAGGACATCTGCAACGGCTGCGGTTACTGCATTCCCGCGTGCCCCTACGGCGTCATCGACCAGCGCGATGGCGACGGCCGCGCGTGGAAGTGCACGCTCTGCTACGACCGGCTCGGCCAGGGCCAGGAACCCGCGTGCGCCAAGGCTTGTCCCACCGACTCCATCCAGTTCGGTCCGCTCGACGAACTCCGCGAACGCGCGCAGAACCGCGTCGAGCAGCTGCAGGACGCCGGTGTCGCCGACGCCCGTCTCTACGGCGAGAGCCCGGACGACGGCGTCGGCGGCGACGGCGCGTTCTTCCTGCTGCTGGACGAACCCGAGGTGTACGGCCTGCCGCCGGACCCGAAGGTCACCACCCGCGACCTGCCCGCGATGTGGCGGCACGTCGGCACGGCCGCGGTCACCCTGGTCGGCGGCGCGCTGGCCGCGTTCGCCGCGACGGCACTGGGAGGGCGGAAATGA
- the nrfD gene encoding NrfD/PsrC family molybdoenzyme membrane anchor subunit, translating into MSDQEVRPGREALTGVATGRKRRRKRGEQPMVPDAEFTSYYGKPIINGPVWHSPDIPGYLFLGGLAGASSLLGAGAQATGRGTLALAAKTGAFGAISLSLVALVHDLGRPERFLNMLRVFKVTSPMSVGSWLLSAYGPLAGAAAASAVTGKLPRVGAAATVGAAAFGPAVAAYTAALVSDTAVPAWHDGYREMPYLFVGSGASAAGGLGLLAAPERECAPARNLALFGSALEIGALKRMEHRLGMVAEPYHSGKGGKYLRAAEILSAAGVAGAALGRGWVRRLSGAALIAASAATRWGIFHAGLDSAEDPKYTVVPQRQRVTTAAEGNSSG; encoded by the coding sequence ATGAGCGATCAGGAGGTCCGCCCGGGACGCGAAGCCCTCACCGGTGTGGCCACCGGCCGCAAGCGCCGGCGCAAGCGCGGCGAACAGCCGATGGTGCCCGACGCCGAGTTCACCTCCTACTACGGCAAACCGATCATCAACGGCCCCGTCTGGCACTCCCCCGACATCCCCGGCTACCTCTTCCTCGGCGGCCTGGCGGGCGCGTCCTCTCTGCTCGGCGCCGGTGCTCAAGCGACCGGGCGGGGGACACTGGCGCTCGCGGCGAAGACCGGCGCGTTCGGGGCGATCAGCCTCTCGCTCGTCGCGCTGGTCCACGACCTCGGCCGGCCCGAGCGGTTCCTGAACATGCTGCGCGTGTTCAAGGTGACGTCGCCGATGAGCGTCGGCTCGTGGCTGCTGTCCGCCTACGGCCCGCTCGCCGGGGCCGCGGCGGCCTCCGCCGTCACCGGCAAGCTGCCCCGCGTCGGCGCGGCCGCGACGGTGGGCGCCGCCGCCTTCGGCCCCGCAGTGGCGGCCTACACCGCCGCGCTGGTCAGCGACACCGCCGTGCCCGCCTGGCACGACGGCTACCGCGAGATGCCCTACCTGTTCGTCGGCTCCGGCGCGAGCGCAGCCGGGGGCCTCGGGCTGCTGGCCGCGCCCGAGCGCGAATGCGCCCCGGCCCGCAACCTCGCACTGTTCGGCTCGGCCCTCGAGATCGGTGCGCTGAAACGCATGGAGCACCGGCTCGGCATGGTCGCTGAGCCTTACCATTCCGGCAAGGGCGGCAAGTACCTGCGCGCGGCCGAGATCCTGTCCGCGGCCGGGGTGGCCGGGGCCGCGCTCGGCCGGGGATGGGTGCGACGGCTGTCCGGGGCCGCACTGATCGCCGCCTCCGCCGCAACCCGCTGGGGCATCTTCCACGCCGGGTTGGACTCCGCCGAAGACCCGAAGTACACGGTCGTGCCGCAACGGCAGCGTGTAACCACGGCTGCCGAAGGTAATTCTTCCGGGTGA
- a CDS encoding SPW repeat domain-containing protein → MAKIGTATKQGARDQKMREGRLPIAAEFLVGAWLVVAAFVFSYSVTLAGSAGFWNVLLCGAVVAVVAAVRLVAPRAAAWLGLINVVVGFWLIASPFALGYPAEGHRDAAKTNALVAGILVAIFSVTAVTVAARRKAAARHRPGAPS, encoded by the coding sequence ATGGCCAAGATCGGAACCGCGACGAAGCAGGGTGCCCGCGATCAGAAGATGCGGGAAGGCCGCCTCCCGATCGCCGCGGAGTTCCTCGTGGGAGCCTGGCTGGTGGTCGCGGCTTTCGTGTTCAGCTACTCGGTGACCTTGGCCGGTTCCGCGGGGTTCTGGAACGTGCTGCTGTGCGGTGCGGTCGTGGCGGTCGTGGCAGCGGTACGGCTGGTCGCTCCCCGGGCGGCCGCGTGGCTGGGCTTGATCAATGTCGTCGTCGGATTCTGGTTGATCGCTTCGCCGTTCGCGCTCGGCTACCCGGCCGAAGGACACCGTGACGCAGCGAAAACGAATGCTCTCGTGGCCGGAATCCTGGTCGCGATCTTCTCGGTCACGGCGGTCACCGTGGCCGCCCGCCGCAAGGCGGCGGCGCGCCACCGGCCGGGTGCACCGTCTTGA
- a CDS encoding phosphate/phosphite/phosphonate ABC transporter substrate-binding protein — MTLLLGAVAYDPKVVTIWSGFRDWLRDQGLAFDYVLYSNYERQTEDLVAGRIHAAWHSPLAWVRTCRLAKAEGQTIHPLVMRDTDRDLTSVIVTRADAPHRTLADLAGGTVALGAVDSPQATLIPGALLRQAGLVGGKNVTVRRFDVGVGLHGDHIGGERDAARALATGDVDAAAMTDGNHLLFTREGTLPAGGTRILAAPPRTTTASSRSPTPRSPAGSASC, encoded by the coding sequence ATGACCTTGCTGCTGGGAGCGGTTGCCTACGACCCCAAGGTCGTCACCATCTGGAGCGGGTTCCGCGACTGGCTGCGCGACCAGGGCCTGGCCTTCGACTACGTGCTCTACTCGAACTACGAACGCCAGACCGAGGACCTCGTGGCCGGCCGAATCCACGCTGCCTGGCATTCCCCGCTGGCTTGGGTGCGCACCTGCCGCCTGGCCAAGGCCGAGGGACAGACCATCCACCCGCTGGTCATGCGCGACACCGACCGCGACCTGACCTCGGTGATCGTCACCCGGGCCGACGCTCCCCACCGGACCCTCGCCGACCTCGCCGGCGGCACCGTGGCGCTCGGCGCGGTGGACTCCCCGCAGGCGACCCTGATCCCCGGCGCGCTGCTGCGGCAAGCCGGTCTCGTCGGCGGGAAGAACGTCACGGTCCGCCGGTTCGACGTCGGCGTCGGCCTGCACGGCGACCACATCGGCGGCGAACGCGACGCCGCGCGGGCCCTGGCCACCGGCGACGTCGACGCCGCGGCGATGACCGACGGCAACCACCTGCTCTTCACCCGCGAAGGCACCCTGCCCGCCGGCGGCACCCGGATCCTGGCCGCACCACCCCGTACGACCACTGCGTCCTCGCGGTCACCGACACCCCGCTCACCCGCCGGCTCGGCGAGCTGCTGA
- a CDS encoding DUF4383 domain-containing protein — MTETPRTTKPATFLVQRTTAVVGAIFLIVGVLGFIPGITTHYDQLQFAGHHSMAQLFDVFTVSVLHNLVHLLFGVVGVIAARYPGGSRAYLMIGGLVYLILCVYGLGTDSAGAPNFVPVNDADNWLHLGLGVGMIALGIGCTALDRRRGDFPPRDVRKA, encoded by the coding sequence ATGACCGAAACCCCACGCACCACCAAGCCCGCGACGTTCCTCGTGCAGCGCACCACGGCAGTGGTGGGAGCGATCTTCCTGATCGTCGGCGTGCTCGGGTTCATCCCCGGGATCACGACCCACTACGACCAGTTGCAGTTCGCCGGCCACCATTCGATGGCTCAACTGTTCGACGTGTTCACCGTGTCGGTCCTGCACAATCTCGTCCACCTGCTGTTCGGGGTGGTCGGCGTGATCGCGGCCCGCTACCCCGGCGGTTCTCGGGCCTACCTGATGATCGGTGGCCTGGTCTATCTCATCCTGTGCGTCTACGGCCTGGGAACGGACAGTGCCGGCGCCCCGAACTTCGTCCCCGTGAACGACGCCGACAACTGGCTGCACCTCGGGCTCGGCGTCGGCATGATCGCGCTGGGCATCGGCTGTACCGCGCTCGACCGGCGACGCGGCGACTTCCCGCCGCGCGATGTGCGAAAGGCATGA